CCTGCGGACTCGATTCCGGACTCCTAACTAGATCTCGGGCGCGGAGAAGATGTCAAATCGCTTTTGGCGCAAAATGCGATTTGGTGCAACTCAATACGGGCCCAGTTCGCTGGCCGTAATTGCCGGCCAAGTGAGTTCATTTGAGCGATCATGCATCATGCATGATGATGATCGAAAATGGGAACGcttcggatgcggatgcgggtACGGCATTGGAATCGGGATCGGCATCGAGATCGAgatcgggttcgggttcggttACCGGGGATCATGAGCACTGAATCTCTACTGAATCTCCGCTGACGGGGCgtaaataaatccaatttgttGCGCGCGTGAGCGTTTGACTGTTTTTCTCGGGTTTCTCAGTTTCTCAGTTTTTTCGCCACAGATCGGTCGTTGTGCCTCTTCCACGTCGAGTTGGCCATCCATCTGCGATCGTATAATGTCTTGGCTTTCCGGTTGCCACAACATGTCAATCATGCTCCATGGCATATCAAGCGCATTTCCCATTGTTCGGACTGATAATTTCTTGTTGACTCCGATTTTTTGCCATAACTTATTGTGATCGGTTCGTTTTGCAGCTCTGGCTGATGATTTTATAATGGGATTTGTGCCCATGCTGGCCGCTCGATGACGGGGCACAGTGCGGATGAGTTATGGCCGCAAAGTGTGACGAACTAGTCTTGATTGGAAGTAATTGTATATTTAGTTTAAGGAGAAAAACGTATTCTTCAAGATCATTAGCTAACCAATGTAGTCTTGGAGATACTTAAAGCTCTTGATTTTATTATAGACAGCtgatataatattatatgtaatatatataaaataatactaagGTTTTTGACATAGATGCTGTTTTACTTATGTATCAATAGATTATAACAAAGTCAATATAATCAGATTAAACAGAGAttattttaagttatattAACTGAAACGAAGAGAAAATTGACTGTACAAAGGGATGGCCAAAGGGGAAGGACATGCACAAAGTCATTAATCGAAAGCCCCTTTACAAGCAAACCCAAATGAGAATATACCGAATCGAGAAATAAACAACGGAGTAAATACGGCATTCCAGATCGTAAATAACCGAACATGTAAGAAATGGCGGAAAATGCCTCCGCATAATATCAAAGTTTTCGTTAAACGATTGCGGGTTTGGGGGGCGAGTAAACGCAATGGAAAAATCCGTACCCAGCCCAATTCCCCCGAGAACCACTTGTTTTATGGCCGGCAATATTTTTGCATGCTGGGGAGGGGGAAAAGCGGCGGGGCGGGGGAAAAGGGGTGGGAAAACACCGCCGCCGCCTGAGAGCGACAAAAAGACGTTAATCACGTTGAGTTATGTGACATTCTTATATCTCTGCGCCACCAAAGTGTCACGTACGCATTTGTTCCAAGCCAACCGCTTCGGCGgctcgtgtgtgtgggtgggtggtgcagtggttcggtggtttggtggttcggtggttcgGTGGCTCGGTGGTTCAGTGGGTGGCAGGCAgtagctgttgctgctgctgccgctgtcaGTTTGCCATTGTTATTTGCTGCAATTTTGCAGTTTTCTTTGGCCTGCTCGCCGTCTCGTTTCTTTTCAGCCAGTTCGTTTGGGATTTTATCGCCAGGATAGCGAGCAGAAACTGAAGTGAACTTCACTACTGGCagtttcttcttcttctgcagcATATGCCACACTGCACAGCACTCCGCAGAAGAATGGGGCAtggggtttttattttccgctCCTTACCCTTTTTCCCTGGCGAAAtgctctgttctgttctgaTTTTTCCACACACTCTCCTGTTACAAAACACAACACAGCACGAGACAAAGGGGATTTTTCTTATTTCGCCTCCGTCACGTGAGTGTGTGTTAGTTGTTTGCTTGtctgttgatttttgttgatttttgttgtatttgtttgtttgtcgttTCCTTTGTTGTCTCCCTGCTCTCTGCCATTGTCAACACTCTCTCCTCTTGTTTGCGGCTGTTTTGGGTGCAAATTGCACTTTTGTTGGAACAAATGCGATGGAAACAATGCCACCATTCGCAGGAAACGAAAGATAGACATGGGCAGCGGGTGTGGGCCAAGACTCCTTTTCATTTCGCttaacttttcactttttcaacTCATTTCAAGCCATGGAACCCTTTACCCTTTTACCCTTTACCACCAATCGTTCCACAGGATGCGCTGCTGTTGTCTGATTGTCTGCCTGCCGCTGACAGTTTGACTTATGCGACTTATGCAATCTGGAAATTACTCTTTTAGTTGCTTTCCCGGTAGGTGACATTTTTCCACACAAGGGTGAATTTCCTTTAGGAAGCAATAAATTCCAAGGAGATCGGTTTTTGCAggtatctatatatctatattattttcagTAATGTgaataaattcattaataaaaacacaaacaaaacaaatgaaattccAACCGTTtgttttcccgattttccgcGTCAAAGCGTGCCGCCAGTGGAGGCTTTTCATATTTTGGTAGATTTGACAAATCGTTGCTCATCAGCGGCAGAAAGCGAATTGTCCCAAATGGTTTGGAAAAACGCCCGAGGCGCCTCAAGTAAATTAATTACGCGCTTCAATCATTTTGAAATGTATCTTTTTCCTGGCCCCAATTGGGCGCATCATTTGTCAGAGGGCAATCCGCCCCCCCCTCCCCACCTCCCCCAATTCGGGATCCCCAAAACATTTGCGTGTTCATGTCAGTTGGCCCAGTTGAACAAAATGGGAGTGAGTTAATCGAGAGCCAACAACtcgacggcgacggcggcaGAAGCAATAATCAAAAGCtgtaattatgtattatttattttttatttattgtgcatTACTCACGGCGAGAATGGGTACGGCACTGCGATGTGAGGGAAGCCGATCGCCAGCTGATTTATTGTTGATAAGTTTATGAAAAAATTTCCTGGCCgaccgagaccgagaccgaCCCTTTGCTGGCCAGAACGCGCTCTGTTCGCTGGCCGGCAGGCTGGAACTCATCAATATCATTAATCATAAAATTAAGTatcatttatattaatttattattgtgccACAGAAATTTCAACAGAGCATTCGTTGCCCTCCTCGGCCACTCGTCCACCAGCGCCGCTGGCTCCACTGATTTATCATATAAAGCTCATTATCGTCCTCGTATTTATCATCATGATGTTGTGCTCATTTTCGTCAGTCTCAcgtctcgctctcgctctctctctcttgcaGGCTActccgtctctgtctctgtctcatTCGCAGGCCATCATTAATCAGCAGCCAGTtcccctctcgctcgctcgctcgctcctCATTAGccccctctcgctcgctccttTCGTGCCCAGCTCGAAGCGGTGTAATTAATTACGGTCTTTTGTATTCCGCCGACAATTTTCAGTGCTTTATGGCTCTCCTCTCCGCCGGGCTTATGAAATATTGTGTATAAATTGGAAGCACTTAATCATTtcgatttacattttaattaaaatattatatatcaaaACGGGTCCCCGATGATCGCCTATCGGATATCGGATGCCTGCCGGGTGCGGGCGCCGGCCGCCAGGGGGCGCTTAACCCAAAACATGTGTCCATGGGCAATGCCGCAAAGTGTCTGGCTTTCGCCGGGGTTCCCCCCTCCCATTATGGAGTAATTTGTAAGTTTTATTAACAGCCGAAAGCagtcaattaaataaatagccCAAACTATGAATTTAATTCCCGCCAGCACTCCGCATCCTGCGTATTTCTGCTTGAAGGACATTTTAATCTACAGCATTGGGTGTCAAAGGGCATtgcaatggaaaataataatggcaCGAAAGGAGACTGGGGACCGACTCAAAGGCAGGCCAAGAGTCAGACAGGAGTCATTGCCGAACAAACAATGAATGGCATGAAAGGACCGACTCTAAGCCAGAATAGGAGCCAATCTAACGACTggctaaaaaattaaaacgaacTGCTCTGGCCAAGCCAGCACGAATCGAAGAGGGAAAACGTCTGCGACTGGATCCTTGGCCAATTCACAATTTaacaaactaataaatattttgctttcGCCTTCCGGCGCTGCAGGCTCTGAGCAATGTGCTCGCTCCAAAGGACATGGATTCCTGTGCCTGGAAAAATGGAGCAATTTCTCTGGCATCTCCAAAGCATCTCCTGGGGCCCCAGGAGCAGGGAAAGCTGGGGAAACTTGGGAGGATGGCGAGGAGGGACAGGGcggaaatatataaatcaaagGTTGCACTAAACTTTAGCCTGCTCGATGTCGTTGCCAGGATAACAACAAGAACGATGAGTATTGCTGGTGAAATGCATCTGGAGATGGCAGCGTGAGTCGTGCAGACGAGGTAAAATAAGGTGAACCAAATGATAAACCTGGATTCAAACTCAACCATTCATAGATCTTTGATCTTAAGTAGTCAGACAgagtaaattaaattgtctATTGAAAATATGCCAATGAAAACCTTAAGTATTAGGAACCAATAACCCATTTAGATCCTATGCCATAAAGTGGTACATTTGAATGGTTTCCTGAAAACTTCATTAAGTTACTTCATTTAAGTTAAAACTCCCTGAAGTATAATCAAGTATATATCAGAAAAGTTGGAATTCTTACGATTGACTCAATTGGAAAGTAACTCAATACACTTATTATTCTCTGTGTATAAAGTGTGCTTCGTGGCACGCGGACATCGCCGATGGGATCAGCAGTGGGAAGCCTTTGGCTGCTTGATAACTTGATAGGTGCTGGCTGCATTGTTGGTGCCaccgttgttgttatttctctggttgttgttgtgctgctgCCAACAAGGACACTTCGGTGTTGGCCTCAAGAAGGAGCAAGGCAACGGGGGGAGGGGCAGGATTGCGACTGGGGCTCCGGGATCCGCACATGGCTTGCAACTGCCAGGCTGTCGGATATGCACTGACATAAATTGCTTCAACTGACAACGCCAGCGGACAAGAGGAGCGTGGGGGCGAGACCTGCAGGATGGATACTGCCGTGCCCAGGACCTTGCCCCATGATTACTGCCTCTGTCTCTGCCCCAGTCTCTGGCCTCTGCCTCTGTCTCGGTCTCGGCGCTGGCAATAACTTTTCTGTGTCCGGGGCCCCGTCTGCTGCTTTGGggtaaaattaatattaaaatggaaGCATCGCCTTCGCCCAATGTCCGACGCATTGCAATGCCAGCCAGGACCTACGTTTGGAGGTACACACTCTGAAAAAGAGACTTTCCAAATTTGTGTGACCGATAAATCGCTAGATAGAATTTCAACGAAATGGTTGTATTTCTACCTGAATAATATTAACCAAAATCATTAAACTAGTTTTGCATTCTTCAAGTAAAAGATTCTCCAAGTATTTTTCGAAGCAAAACCATTACCTTTTACGACTggtacattttttaaaattatccTTTCAGTGAACATAGTAATCCTTTTTCCCAGTGCCTTTTCGAATTTCCCTCTTCGTAGCTGATGGGGGCACTGCCAGGGCAAAGGAcatttccaatttatttacGCTCAGAGGCACTTTGTCTGCTCCGCTCTTCTTGGCCAAACTCCTCTGATGCTCCTTGCTCGGACTGCTCTCTGCTCCTCGTGCACTACTTTCTCCTGGTCCTTTCCCGCTGTATATGACAGTATTTGTGTAGCTTGTCAGGGGGAGCAGATTGGTAGGAAGGGGGGTCAGAGGTCGAATCTCTTTGGCTCCTTGCTTGTCTGCCTTTTATTTTTGACAGCAAAATGTTCCTTCTGGTCGTGTTAGCGTGGAAAGTGTTGAAAggtgtgaaaatgaaaatttactACTTGGCCGTCAAGATTTATGCTGGCCAATATTTTCGCTTTCCCTTCGAAATGGTAGCACGGCGGAAAGGGAATCTTTTGAAGCTATAGATGCGgagaaatgataaaatctTAAATTGTATATCATCTTAACAGAGTAATGTGGAATAACTAACTAACCACACACCAAAGTAGAAACTTTAATGAACACACAACGatgatttataattatttttgcaagtCACCCGAAACatactatgtatatattttaggATAAACCTTCCTTAGATAAAAATGTGCATGCTGCAACGCCTGCAATATCAATTTCCGCTTGTGCATGGGATCCTTGCAAGTGTCCTTCCCCCGATTGTCGTATCGATTGCCGGCAACCTGATCCAATACTTCACTCCCGTCTGTCACTCGCACTGTCGTCGATTGGCATCCCGACTTGACATGtcccacagcagcagcaacaaatctTGTGCCAAGCATCCCGACACGCACTTGATAAATTATTATCTGCAGTCCGGGTGATGAAAGGCAATGAAGTTAGTGGAGGAGAACAGCTCCCACTGAGTTCACATTGGTGCCCTCAGTGGCCTGCACTTTGCACTTTGgagcaatttatatttaaaagacAGGGGGTATTGCAGTGCGATCTAAAGGATTGCAATGCAGAGGAAAAAGGGAAATCATCGTTCCGGAAATTGGAACTGAACCCAGTTAATTCAGCCATGTGCTTCCATCTTTCAACAATGATCTCTCAAACTGAAGATAATCGATTGGTCAATGCCTTTAAAAAACTAgctaaaacataaaagaaaaaccatcgatctttaaaattctttatatTGCggttgaaaaatataaaatacatttgttttcTATTGAAGAAAGCAATCTTTGAATTGCAATCGCAAAGCAGGGTGATATTGCTTAGACATCATTAATCTGAGTCTGAGTGCAACACATTTCTTCGTGTTTCCTggtaaagaaaaaatacatcaACCATTCAAAATAATCTCttacttatattttctttGTCTGATAGATTTTCCCAGTATTGATTGATGGTATAGTTTCGCTGAATTCAGGTTTGTCTACAAACATATATAACACAGCTGTGATATTTGCTTTCAGTGCATCTAGGATGGACAACCTCTGGCAAGGACACGGAAAAGGGAAGGAGCTCCTGCAGGAGTGTCCGGAAAAGCGTCCAACATTTCTCGAGAGCGACGCGTAAGTGGAGCGGTAAACAAGTGAcccgaccacgcccactgggCACCCACAAGGAGGCCGCAGGATGTTGGCAGTCGGAGACAGTGAAGGAATAAGGAATACGGAATAAGGAATAAGGAATACGGATGCTGGGGAAGCTGTGGAAGCCGGGCGTCGTGGGCAAAATGTTGGCTGCAGTCGCTCAGCGGGCGGGCGCCATTTACCAAGTGTCAAAAGCAAAGCTAAAGCTATTGTCGACATGACTTTggacgacaacaacagcaagcagAGTGCTTTCCCACCGAAAAAGCGAGCTGCTTTGTTGGCAATTGCCGAGGAGTTTCCCGGAGCAAGTCGGAGAACTTGCAGCTGTGCAGGATCTCCTGCTGGAgaggaaagtggaaaaggagcgatggcagcagcggcagcatgTGTCAACTTCTTTTGAGACCGAGCAAGGGATTTTCCTCTCCGGCGGGTCAAGACGAAGGCGGCCCCGATAGAAAAGTGGGTGACAAGTAACcggaaaatgtattttattgtttgcatCCGGACATTTCGTTTTCCCGACCTCCGCCCTCTGCCCTCTGACTGTTCGGCCTCGCCAAGCAAAGCGACCAGAGGCTTGGTCTTCTGGCACTAAATTTGTCGAGTAATTGATGATATTGCACTTTTTATCCAAACTCGTTCGAGAAGGAGAGCTGCAGATGTTCTGAGAGTTGTGGGCGTTATTGTGGTAATGTCCTGGCTGAACAGAGTGACAGGGTAATGGAGGGAGATCCTATGTACTCATGGAtatttgaaaaagaaaatgctgctgctattgGCATAAATGGAGTAGTAGGCATACTAACAGGCCACAGTGGCTTAACACAAGTGTTTGAAGGAGCGCCCAGCGTTTGGAATTCAATTTGTATTCTTTTATGGTAAAAATaagccaaatattttattgctgcATTGTAATAAACACCGATCCTCGGTGCTCAACGCCATGTTCTCAGTCTCCCACTGACCTCCCATTTGCACCAGTTCGAGGCAGGCCCACTTGATAGATTGTCTAAATGTGCTGcgtatgaatgaatgaatgaatgaataagCGAGAGCGAGTGCGAGTGGAGCCCCTGTCCGCCAGCTGATGGCCACCTCGATTCCGCCCGTTGGGTCCGCCTGATGCTTCTGCGAGAttgatggccaaaatggcTGTTGAAACAACGGCGAAGCGAACAGGCAGCAGTGACTGCCGCTCAATGAAGAAAAATAATCACCAACATCATTTATTTTCCGTTTTGCCTGCCGACGTCGTACAGCACACATCAATCttttgcaacagcaacagcaacagaaacagcaacagccaactATCGACCATGACCAGGCCTGGACTCTGTCTGAAAGCAGGGGGATTGAGATTGGTAACCGGCAACTGGGATCTGGGTACTGGGAACGGGGAACTGGGCACTGCGAACTGGGCACTGGGACTTTTGGCCGTGATGTATACTTTTGTGAGCCTGACAGCTTCtgacgtggatgtggacgtggacgagAAGCCAGGCTTCAGCTTGATGTTTGATGTTTGAAGTTTGATGTTCGGTGCTTGGTGCTTTGGAGGCCAGGAGCCTCCAGGAGGTGGCAGGACTGCGGGGGTTTCGGGACTGACAGACGACGACTTTTGACGTTTGCTTGCAATTAACGATGCCATCCCACTGGCTCAGTGTTGAAAAATgactgcagctgcaggtgaAAATGGCACGTCAGAGTGTTGGTTAATGACACGACAACAGTTCGAGTCAGCCAGTGAAGAGGAGAGAGGAGCGAGGAGAGAAGAGACTCCATCCCCTTCCCCGCATTTAAATCATTAATCCCAACGACAAGGACCCCACACACGCAGCCCCATCACTCAGCCAGAGTGATGTCAAAGATAGACGAGCAGCCCGGAGCAGCGGAGGACGTCtctggaagtggaagtgggatgTGTCCGGAGCAGGGGGAGCATCCTCATAGACGGATCTGGGGTCggagtcagagtcagagttggagtcagagtcagagtcTAGGAGTCGCGTCCTCGTTTGCTGAGACTAATTTGTGGCTCTCTACTTCTAAGACGCCCACAAGCGAGGCATTACACTTAAAGAAACTAATTGGAGCCATTACACTTTGAAAAACTAATTGCATATATGAAACGTAGTATTTTGATCCATTTTATATTCCTCATTCATTGTTGAACTACTATTTCTATAGTTATGTACTACAAATAATTACTTTTCGATTTGCTTAAATTCAGCGTAATAAAAAAGTACTTTCAAGCtgatttaaatgttaataCATAGAGCGTAGTATACTTTTCGGATTACTTCGAGCTATATAAGACAGCATTTCCCACAGTGCAGCCACAATTTTTGATCCTTGCTGAGGCTCGTTATGTGACTGGTGACTTGGTTTTGTTGCCAGTCACTTGAAAAGTCATTAATCATTTTGGGGGATTTCGCTTTTTGCGCCATTTGGGGCGTAGCTGTGCGCCGAGCTGTCGGAGTCGCTGGATTTCGACTCGTAGCGCTGCACAAATCCATCACGCACCCAAATGGCAGCCACTCGCATCAGCCACCACCCAGCACAGGCAACTCAGGCAACACATTCAAAGAggcaacagccaacagctAACAGCCAACATCAATGTCAACGTCAGGCGGCGGAGCAGGACGCGGATATGAGCGCGGATGTGTTCGCGGATGAGAGCGCGGATGTGAGCGCGGACAAGGCGACGGCAGCAACGTCTGACAGGCGGAAGAAAAGAGTCACCCATCAAGTGAGCTGGGCAAAAAGCACGGGGCGGGGTAGCGCAGTCACTGAATGAAAGTGCTTTGTGATTAGGAGTCAAAGCATatgctttttaatttgcatgtcAGCTCGCGGTGCCAGATGATGTTCTACACGCGCGGCTTAGATTAGGCTGCCTGTCTCTTCTTCCATGCCTGTCTATTCCACTGTGCCTGTCGACTATCCGCAAATTGTGCTCTTGCCATGCGGGCTTTCGAGAAAACTGTAGCTTAAATGGATTCgtgaaaactgaaaagcaaAGGTTCAGATGGGCGTATTTGTTGAACCGACATGCACATAACATGCAGAGCGTCAgtaaaaccacaaaaatgtATAGTGAAAAATTAGAGTGAAAGCTTAGTCGACTTCCTCAACTATCaaatacctgttactcagctcGCGAGTCCGCCGGACTATTTTACACTCACCAACAAATTATCTTGCGAGAGTTACATTTTAAGAATGAATTCTCTATAGAGCGCAACGCTTTCTATACACCGGAAAAACTTCATATCGCTTCAACAGAAGAATTATTAGACTCCAAATCCGTGATAACTGGAAACTGGGTCATACAGCTTTCTGCATAGTATTGTACAGTAATGGAACTTATAAATTCTATATAATACAATTCAGTACAACGCACCATTTATTGGTTAAAGAATCTTGTATAAGCGGACCCAAACGTTATTTTAGGAAccatttcatataaaataaaattcaatacTATTTATAATATACAAGCTTCGTGTTCGATTTTTGAATTCGCTGTTTATTTTAACTTTCTTCTATTTATGATTGATTAACCCCTATGCCTGGGATTTGGTTTAGCGTTCCGTATTCCCAGCTCTGTGATCGGGTAGCTACCGCCTTGAGCGGCGTCGACGGTGGGAGTGGGTTGGCACTGCGGCATATTACCAAAAACTGGAACGGCAGTCATCAGAACAACGGCCAAAACAGCGAAAAGAAAAGcctaatgaaatttattttgtgttaaATAAgagcattattatttttcatcatGTTTAACTCACCAACAACTTCATCTTGCGAGATATTGATTTAAAGTATGAATTCCCTGCAGAGCGCATCGCTTTTTATACCCAGAGCAGCTTCTTATCGCTTTCACAAGAAGATCATTACTCGCTAAGGCCGCGATAATCATCTGGTTCCTCGGTGGAAAAACAGCATCAATGTTTCCCAAGAAATGCTTTAATCAAGAATAACGCATTTCCTTGTATTACTGCATAGTTACACACTGGCTGCTTATACTTGTTTTGCTTTATGGGTTTTCATGATAATATACTAAATATAACTATaactattattaataatttaccAAACtgaacaaaatttattttcataaagcACTGGCACAATAATGATATTATGCTAACTCAAGTCGgtctttttatatattaaatatgttagAATTTATTTGATGTAGCGGTTGTTCTTAAATCGAACTGGTTTTTCCTTCctgaagaaaaatcaaaaattattcATCACTAAAAGGTAGGTGTTTTGAAAGATACGACCTATTTCCGTACCATTTTAGCTTTCGAAAAATCTGTGAATATTTtctaaaacttttaaaaaaatgtccTCATAACAAAATATGGCGCCACCTAGCGGTAATGGACAGCAAGATAAATGTTACATGGAGATTTCAAAAGGCTTTACGAATGTAAACTTACATTTAGTAAAGTTTCAATTTTTGGTTGGTATATCGGCTGAATGAACTTAACGAAGTAGCAGCGACATCTCTAAAAATTACCGAAACGTTGACAGAACTGTTAAACTTCTGTTATCTGTGCAAAATGTTATCCtgaaacgaaagaaaaactttttcgtAATAGAAATTAAGTTCGTTGCTGTGTTGTTTTGGGAAGAAactctttaattaaaatggatcctcttaaatatgaataaaataaagggGGAAAGAGACCACTTGCTTAGGAATATGGCTTTCAACAAAAGCAGAGAGGAAGAATGAACGCCGAAAGACTTTCAATACCGGAACCGGAAGCTAACCATATGAACATGTTTCTAAAatgttatttcatttttcaaagaTTTGTGTGAACAAGAAATACAAGTTATGGAGatgatgaaa
This genomic stretch from Drosophila teissieri strain GT53w chromosome 2L, Prin_Dtei_1.1, whole genome shotgun sequence harbors:
- the LOC122625629 gene encoding uncharacterized protein LOC122625629 → MKLLAFLFAVLAVVLMTAVPVFGNMPQCQPTPTVDAAQGGSYPITELGIRNAKPNPRHRG